A segment of the Ipomoea triloba cultivar NCNSP0323 chromosome 1, ASM357664v1 genome:
ATCTTATTTTtcagagttaatacccaatatagtccttgactatagtggttttactcaatttagtcctaagtgactttttgtactctatttagtcctcgactttaatggttttacccactttagtcctctgttaagaattctgtttgttgggtgtcAATAataaggttaacatggtaatttcatttctattttattttttatcaaattaattattaattatatgtcctaatttATCACCCTCAAAACAATCATGTATTTgatttttagaaaattaggaGTACATGTCAGCCATTGTCGTGGGCTAAGTATACCATTGATATGAATATCGAGTTCCGCTCACTGTAGATTGAAGTGGGAACACAAATAGTTTCCTTTTGCATTTACTACTCCCTGCCCCTTTGCTCACCACCATTTTCCTTAGGTTTCTTGAATTCACCTTCAAATTAGGCCAAGAAAATTCGGCAGATAAAACTTTGATTGGCAGGGATAAGCGTAGGCTAAAAGCTTTCTTGGAAGGGATGAGCGTAGGCTAAAAGCCTAAATGCATATGACTGATTGGCAGTGAACACCACAGAGTAATCATCTTCTGATATGTTCATATACCTGATGATTCATTTTCTTATGCAAGCTTCAATCCCAGATTCCGTGCCGCCATAGAGTAATTGAGAGTTCAAGCTCGCGGGCTTGTACAAGATATCAAAGAACAGGTCGCCGCCTTGAACTTGTTAAAAAAGATAATGGTTGTCTTGTACTCctaattttcttaaaatcaaaTCCAGGATTGTTTTGTTTCGCCCAGAAGGAAATAGATTAGGACATatagttaataattaatttaataaaaaataaaatataaatgaaattaccatattaacattgttattaacacccaacaaacagaaattcttaacagaggactaaagtggtAAAACCactaaagtcgaggactaaatagagtacaaaaagtcacttaggactaaattgagtaaaaccactatagtcgaggactatattgggtattaactcttatttttcCTATATAAATCAAACATGTTGAGATTGACTATCAGTTTGTTCGTGCAAAGTTGCCTCAAAGCAGCTACAAATTAACTTCACATCCACCAAGGACTAACATTTTCACTAGAGCTTTGCCCTCCCCACGTTTTCGTGTGCTGCATAACAAGCTTCGTATTGTTTCTCGCCGTCCTTTAGCTTGACGAGGAGTATTAACAATACAATTTTATTACGAATGTACTATATATCAGGTGATTGACGTTGATCGTATTTCCTTCGTACTAAGTTTTGTATTAAGATTTGTATGTCTCCTATGTATGCCTGTATATAGttccaaaatataatatacaaaaatctCTTTTTACATAAAGACAACTAACCTTTGGagttgataaaataattatCCTAACTCAcatgaaccaaaaataaaataaaaaaataaaaaaataaaaaatcctaactcacaagtcacaagaTAAAAATCACACATAACCTAATACAGTACACAGTTACAAACAATTTGAGGTCTACACGTAGTAGTCTTCACAAGTTATCATGAAGACACCTCGTCTGGATAGCTCAGTTGATCACGGaataaaatttgagaagaaGGACTAGTGtaggagcaacctctcaaagtgagagtGTATAGTCTCTCGGATTGAATGTGCCTATGCTTAGAGCATCTCCAATATAGTTTTTGATGAGTTTATGTTTGGAATAGATAGTTGTAGTTTTTGAGAAGTTTATGTtgggaagagaaaaaaaatagaagctTTTACGCTCCCGCTGAATGCGCAAATAGGCCTCCCCCTCTCTTCCACGCGGGTCCCACTAGCTTAGTCGAAAAACCACTCCTCCTGCAAAGACCCAAAAACTTCTCTTCCTTCTCCCACTCTCCTCCACATCAACCATGCTTCCTAAAAACACACCAAGATCCACTAATGGAAAAACCCTtatgaattttatttgatttctccCTAAACCAGCGGTAACCGAGCTCAATTATGTTATTGTCTAGAGCTTTTCCGCCAAAAGctagtattttattttctacacttataataatagccaataatgttagacccttaactggaattaaaaaaaaatattgtgtaatagtctgctataacatattgtactttgtgtatttcttattgtgcaacctccaattaaatttctaatatatcatttttttaatactattggctctgttacaatgcagtatctgttcatacatactttctcaacctactgaagcacaacgagccaACACCCCCACTGTggatcctaatcttttatatttttaccaaatttttccgttaaatataacggaagcttaacattaaattctttaggcaatttgtttcttttattgtagttttcaaacaaattggcaatattctataatacaattctgtatagattcctaacttaaaattagaatattgaagtcttaataagattctataatacaattttgtatagattcctaactaaaccattattctacccaaaataaCAGTATAAACATATCTCTTGAAAATATgataagagtttataaagaaataaagttgagcCTTATAACTTTTAGCCAtagtcatggttgaaaaaatatttatgcacTCTTTGGGCATCCACCGCCTAGACgcccatgtattttttttatttttttttattttttgttttttaaatttgcttattttttaaattattttaaaatttataattataaactatttaatattttaatagttaatactaaaataatttagggaTTGAAGATATAGATTATTTCACTTAAaccgatgttgttttgagtgaaaaacTCAATGGAACAATAACAAATCAATCGACTAGGAGACATAATTCGTGCAtaggcggccgcctagaccCCCAATTATAGTGATCCACCAGCTCCTAAACCGATTTTTGCAAGTGATAAGCGCTTAATCTTCTTTTAACACCGTGCtgacataataatatatttgttagaTGCTTATCTATCTGCTGAAGCTTGGAGTTGAAGTGAATGCATTGAATCGAAATGGCTACACAGCACTTGATGTAGTGAAGGCAGACGCAAGCAACTCCGGAGCCAAAAGTTAGTTTACGCCAACCTTAGTTTGAAAAATTGTTGCGAACCTCGGTCCTCCACGACGCGGACAACATTTAGCCCAGAGTTGTGTAACACTTGTGAAGGTTGATTGGTCTCCTCAAATCGGAAATGCGGATCAGCAGTTACGCGCATTTCCCAAATGCGTATCTGTTACTGGAGTCCGGCGAGGTCCGGCAATAAGAACCGCGCTTGGGAAATGTGTATCCCTTGATACGCAATTCCCATTCGCGTTTCGCTTCATCCGAGGTCGGCGGTCTCCGGCGTCGAACAAGCATTTTGGAAATGCGGATCAAGTATATACTTGAACTGCATTTCCAAAATGCTTATTGCTCCGGTATTCCTATAAACGTAAGTGACATTTGCGAAATGCGACTGtggtataaaataaatttataccACACACGCATCTCCCAAGTGTGGGTCTACtcgacaataaaaataaataaatttaaatcacATCCGCGTTTGGAAGTTACGGATCTGACGCCAACCGCATATCCCAAACGCGATTTTCGCTAAACAGTCAACTTTGTTTTTCATTCGCTTTTTTTGTCAATTGTTGGCTAATCATTCATATTTCGGTCAAAAACCCATTATATTGTGTCCTCATTTAGTCTTTTGGTGTAAGTGGATAAGGAccaactttttaattttttatttctttaaagaAAAACTTATAAAGATAATAAGCTTTATATTTTAGCGTTTAGAAATGAGCTGGAATGTGGTGATGAAGTTGATGTTTCAGTGGTTATTGGGAATGGGTTTGAGGTGATGGAATGCGGTATTAACTTTATATATCAAGAACTTGGAGAGGATATTCAAAATAGTTACCTGTCCTGGAAAGAAGTCATTGGTGGTGATCTACGAGCATATCGTTTAAGCACAGGAGAACACTTGCTCTGCCGTGCTACTTTCACACGCAACAATGAAGCAGAACAAATTTCTGAGCGAGCCAACTGGTCAACAACAAGCTGGGGAAAACATTTGTTTGAGAAGGATTCTGTAAATTTCACTGGTATGTTAacttttcttataagtaataaacactttattcatgattattattacatttttcagtataagtattatttttatcttgattcgacccgtctcatggattctcatacaagtttttgccttaaataaATGCCTTTGGGGATTGGGGTGTTGGGTTAAATTGGATTACTCTCATTTATCTTCTAGGACTAGGAGGTCTGAAATTCATACATTGTTTGCTCTGTTGCAGAGATTGATGCGATGACTTGGTTTGTACGGTACAAGGGCTATAAAAGAGAGAAATTGTTCTGAAGCTCACAAACAAGACCACATTgtacatttataaattttgaagtTTATAGGTATAAATAAATTACTAGCTTTTGGCGGAAAAGCTCTAGACAATAACATACTTGAGCTCGGTTACCGCTGGTTTAGggagaaatcaaataaaattcataAGGGCATCCCATTAGTGAATCTTGGTGtaatttttgagaaaacatGATTAATGTGGAGGAGACGGGAGAGAGGGAGATGAGAGATAAGCTTTTGGGTCTTTGCAGGAGGAGATGTTTTTGGACTGAGCCGGTGGGACCTgcatggaggagagagagagcGCCTATTCTTGCATTCAGCGCAACATGTAAAAGCtcctattttaatttcattttttttgtcagacttccttctttttttttcttctcttcgcTCCCATCTTCTCTTTCTTACTTGCACCCCAAAAACTCCTCAACAACTACAACTATTGAAGATGCTTTAAGAGGTGTATGACACTACTTAGATTAGTGTCCACTCAAGTagaatgagttaattccacttttggtcctagacttattaggCGTTTGCCAGGTTTAGTCCTTCATaataaaaatggtcaaatttTAGCCACGCTTTTTGATCGTTgaacacttttagtcctccgtgaCTTGTGCCGTCTGTGAACCATGAATTAGgactttttagtctttttatgtTGTCTTCTTCTAATTCTTGTATTCCTCCATTTTAGTGGGTTTTTTCAGCTACAACAAGAACGGGAATGAACAGTTTGAAGGTCTCAATTCCAGAATTTCTACAACTTTCCTTGAGGTTTCTCGTCATCAAAACAAACAGGGCGCGAAGATTCTCCCTCAAACATCTGAAAATTGAACAAAGAGGCTTCCTTTCAAAACATTCCTCCATCCAAACGAATAagttgttcatatatatataaagaagcAAAGCCCTCAGGCGCAGGTTGCTAAAGCTAAACGACACAATTACGTATAGAATATTGGCTTCAAGCAAACAAAACTCTAACACTTAAACAAGCTAACCATGATAATAATGAAATCAAGAACCACAACACCTCACATCAGTTTTGTGCACCATTATTTCTTGCTTTGCCTGGAAGCAAAATACCAAGATTCCAAAACCCACCATCTAAAAGCAAACTAAAATTTGAAGCCCTAAATCATTTCACTGTGCAGTAAATCACTTAAAAGATTctcaaaaattttactacataGTTAAATTAATAAACTCTCTCTTCCATTCaaagatttgatttttctttGTGTGCTAAACAAGAACATCAAGGAGTGCTCTATACGttttaaagaatttaaaatttaaagaagCCCAAATGCATAAAACATAGAGAGAATCGAAATACTGACCCCGTACAAGCAAAGTAGGGATAAACCCAAGAATCATCCGATCTATGCAGTTGCATTTATCAAAAAGCAATTGAAAGagataaaacaaatttatttcaATCTCAGCAACCTGGAATGAGGAATTGATGAGGCCTTCAAACTCTGTTCATCTCTGTTTTGGTTGTATCCGAAAAACCCCACTAAAATTGAGGAATAAAAGACAACATAAAAAGACTTAAAAGCCCTTTGATTTCACGGTACACAGACGGCACAAGTCACGGAGGGCTAAAAATgtccaacaatcaaaaagcgTGGTTAAAATCTGACTATTTttattatggaggactaaacCTGGCAAACACttaataagtctaggaccaaaagtgtaattaactcaAGTAGAATTGTGTCGGATTAGTCCACTTAACATCACTATCTGCTATGAGTAATGTCTTCATGGTAACTTGAGAAGACTATGAGGGTGTTTTGCAAACGACTGATAGCTTATAGCtaatagctggttggtttagctagtagttgatggctgattgcattaactggtttgaccagctggttgtattagctgattataaaaaactgtttggtaaattagctgtttactagtagTTGAtagaatgtaaaatgacatttaagggtatgagtgtattgtattatttcaacctttaaatataacaagattTCAAATGATACACACcgcccatttaaaagtaaatctcattgatttcaaaagataaaatagtcaatatactcattgttcccaaccagctgatacaaaaatctacattcattagcttttcaattttcagcttattggcccaataagccactgccaataagccatttaccaaacacttcaaaatagcttattgattggtcaaacagctaaacttggtcaaataagctaaaatttgactTACAATAATCAAACACCCCCTATGTGTAGACCTCAAATTGTTTGTAACTATGTACCGTATTAGCTAGGTTGTGTGTGATTTTTATCTTGTGAGTTAggataattatttttatcaacTCCAAAGGTTAGTTGTCTTTACGTAGAAAGagatttttgtatattatttttggaattatatgtacatgcatatatagGAGACATACAAATCTTAATACAAAATTTAGTACGCATAAGGAAATGCAATCAACACCAATCACTTGATATATggtttattcgtaatacaaatAGTATTCCTAGTACTCCTCGTCAAGTGAAGGAAGGCCAGAAGTAATACAAAGTTTGTTATGAAGCACATGAAAACGTGAGAAAGCTAAAGCTTTAGTGAAAATATTTGTCATTTGATCCTTGGTGGAGGTGAAGTTAACTTAGCTTGTAACTATTTTGAGGCAACTTTGTTACGAATAAAGTGATAGTCGATCTCAACATGTTTGGTgtgtgtattaaaaaataaaattattacacaAATAAGCAGTTCCAAAGCTACTACACCACAATATTGGAGCATCAGCTAAAAGAATATAATAGTCAAAGACTAACCATGTCGCAATTAGCTACAACTTTGTACTCTACTTTAGTTGACAACCTAGCAACCGTCTTTTGCTTCCTACAAGCCCATGAGATGAGATTGAAGCCAAGAAAGATAGCAAATTCATTCATAGATTTATGATCATCAAGACAACCAAGCTAATCAGCATAACTATAGACAAGAAAgatatcaaattattttaataaatatgaacGCCAGAATACCATATTAAATTCGACCAAATccgaaatttaaaatattttatgagtttgacattttatttattaaagattagatttagaaattacaaatcaaaatttgaacAGGTTGATCGTCTAAATATCATAACCGACCTAATCTGTCCCGTGCACATGCCTAGCTACAGGAAATGTacctttaaaataaaatgaataaaaagtaTGAGATTGCAAATGTTTTTGAGTTGCAAATTCACTCGTTACAAAAAAtcagagaaagaaaaatgaaagagagagaaaaatgaaaGTGAGAATGATGAACTAGATAACAAAGAACACAGAGGAGGAAAGAAATGTCAACTTGACACAATTTAGTGGCAGCGATCGATAGTTTAATTGCTTCAAGCCTTctttaatacataatatattaattacagacacatatttattaactgaagaatacataatatattaacaaatcgAACCCATCCACAATGTAAGGTGGACCTTAGTGCATGGTATAACAATGCGGAACCAAAAACTTTTCACTGTTCTGACCTCAATTTTAACTAATATTTTTAGGGTATTATAATCATCTCTAGCTTGAACTCAGTTTTCCTCTACTCTACTATTGCCCAAAACTTCGACTACTCCATCGCAATAGCTCCTCTAGCTCTTCTTCTGCTTCCTCCTCAtcacattcaaattcatcaaagTCTACATCACTATCATCATCTGTGTCACCACCATAAAACATCTTAATTAGAAAACAACACTTCATTTGTGTCTGAAATGGAGACAGACACACAGGAAAGCAGCTTATTTCGTTACGTACATACAGTTAAATATATTTGTAGTCTAACAATATTTAGTCTAATTGCACTACTTAACAAGCCCAGTTAACTTGTACCACGGTCCTAGCTAATGTATAATACAGGAAAATCTTACACATACCTGAAGAAACTCCAAAAATCACACGATGATCCTCAAACAAATGGTCGTATAGTAAACCCCTTACATTTGGATCACCATCTGACCTTCCTTTGAGGACAAAGTACTTGGAGGGAGAGAAGAAGTAGTGATTCACTGCTAACTGACAGATAGACATGTAACGTTCGATTGTCGATGAAGATGATGTTTGTGTTTCTTGATGAATAATATCATACACAGGGCTAACTCCGAGCTCCTTAATCCGCAAAGTGTGGCTCTGTCCAACTACTGAGACATTGATATCATCCCCAGAAGCCAAATACTTGCCAAATTTCCAGTGGCATAGAAACACCAGATCTTCATTTGGCCCCGGGATGCCAATATATGTTGGGTTATAAATCCATTTCAGACCGCTGCTTATGTTGCTGACTTTGATGAAAAACGAGAAGGAGCCCCCGAATTTTCCTTCCCCGAAAAACTTGAATTTTCGGGGATTTTTGCAGCGTGAATATACCATGGATATGGTCAGTCCTGTAATGTTGGTGTCTGTATATGAAGCCAACTTCAGAGTCACTGAATTTTCTACATCCTGCTTGTGGCTAAACCACCTTGGGACTTCACTTCCTGGAAAATAAGTGCTAAAGATGCCAAATTCGTACAGTCCCTACTCccaaaataaagaagaagaaaatcagaAAACCATATCAGCTCAAATCatactaaaagattgaatctaaTCAATCAGCTAGTCTAACTCGTGGCCTTATAAGCCATTGTTATCAAGGCGACACCTAGACGTCCGGTCGGTGGAGACCAGATGCCTAACAAGCTAGCCTAGCCTAAAATAGGCGAGGCGGGTTCAGGCATCAAGCTAGCCTAGCCTAAAACAGGCGAGGCGAGTTCAGGTGACACCTCAAACGCTTAACCCGACTAAAACTTCGGTCCAacacggttttttttttttttaaatggcaattaaaattgaaaaacattCCCAAGCCCTAGCCAAAGGCTTCTGCCTCTTAGGGCTGAGACATTGACGCTTATGTGGTAGTTGGCGACTAGGCGGTCAACAGCATCTCGCCTAGAAAGTCCGCATTGATAACAATGTTATAAACTCATGTTTTGTCTTATATTTCTAATGTGGGACTGTGCAATGTTAGAATTTGTGATGAAGGGTAGGTACCTGGACTAAGTATTTACTCCTTGTTTCTGTGAGTTCATTGAAGAGCTCAACCTCAGCATCCCGAATGGCTTCTATATCTAAGTACCCCAAAGTTTTGACCAGTTGTGCATCAAAGTTGCTTATTGGTGCAAGCTTGAACAGGCCCTGAACCTCATCCAGTTTCTCACAATCCATCACAAGCAAGAATAGCTCTGTCCAAAGATTTGGCAGATTTCTAATGCCTTGCAGTGATGTGCACCCTGCTGCCTTGAGTTTCGTGAGGCTCAATGGGAGTTCCGGGAGCGTTTGGAGATTCACACAATCGTCTAACCACAGTTCCTTGAGCACACCGAGGTCTATGATGCTCTGTGGAATGCTGCAAATTAGGTTGCCACTTAAGTTCAAGAAATGTAACGAGGGAAGACCGGTGATGCCAGTCGATAACGCCTCATCTGTCAGGCTGCACTTCACGAGACTCAGGCTTACTAAGGAGCGGGATAAAGAAGACAGCACGAAACTTTCAGAATATGGAGCTTTTTTTAGCCTGGATAACCAAGACCTCCACTGTGTATGCTGGTGACCGAAAGCAATTTCATCCGCGTGGAGTGTGGTTAAGGATTCGAGCTTCCCTAGCTCCGTTGTGGTTGTGGCTAGCCTTGAACAGCCCGAGATGACGAGGTGTTCCAAGGATTTTAGGTTGCTGAAACTTGTTGGAAGCCTCCTGAGATTCTTGCAGCCTCTTAAGTTGAGAAAAGTGAGTCCCTCAAGATCTCCAATTGATTCATGAATCTCAGCCAGTTTTGTGCAGTGATCTCCAATTGATTCATGAATCTCAGCCAGTTTTGTGCAGTCTTTTAGGATCAGTCTTTTGAGACTAGGAAGGCCACAAAAATTTGGGGTTGTCAGAAGGCTATGGGAGTGACTGAAATtgaggattttcaaaaaccttaggATCTGATACATGACACAATGGATATATCAGTCAAACAACAGAAAATGAACATTGTTTAGTACACACAAAGTCAAGAAAATGGGGGTACCcgaggatacaaacttgtaactacaaggtcacgagtttgaatctcAGCTCAATCTGGTCAGCTTTGAGCAATCTagactgatttacctccttgtgatcctttaccagctaggatcacaaggcgggtggggtttacctagtgcacaccctcgggtaCTGGGTTTCCCTCgttacccaaaaaaaacaaaaaatgtcaaGAAAATGGATAGATACCATACCCTGATTCCATCCCAAGCTTTTCTCAAGTTGCCATTTCTCATGTCCAAAGCAACCAGACCCTCCAAAGGAAAATCATCAGGAATGGACTTTGAACTGAATCCATGCCAAGAGAGAAATCTTAAATTCACTGGTAGCAAAGCATACGAGCCGGATAACTTTACATGACTGAGCTGCAGAATTCTCAGTCTCTCCATTCTCGAAAATGCATAAACTTCGAAGCATGGTTCATCCGAAATTTCTGCATTGTTATTTATAAGTTGTGACAGAAAGTTCAGTCTGCGACGCTTTTGCACATTCTCGCAATTTCCTCCTGCATAAAGTCTTTCAGCATCATTGACATTAAACATTGATGTAGTGACTCTAGCTTTCCTCAACATTTGCATATCAAGAACAAGGCCTTCAACTTTTTCTGTCCcctaatggaaaaaaaaaaaaaaaaaaaaaaacaatccaaAAATATAATGCTTATAGTTACAGAAAAATGTGGGAAATAAATGAAGTGTGGAATTGGATTATCTTTACATTTTTCGCCTTCAATACATTGAAAGAATCTTTATGTATCCAAATTCTGCTTCTTTTCCAAGGCTCCCAAGGCGATTCTTTTCGAATAATTTCTCTTCCCATATCTTGAATAAGCTGATGCATCATAATTTTACTCTTACTAGCAGCATCAATTGTTGTTAACAGACACCGATCGATAAGGACTTGAATTCCATCAACCGAAAACAAACCACATCCATCAAGCACAGTTACCACAAAATCCCTGTTTTTGCCAACAAAGAAACAAGCAATATCAAGGAAAATGTTCCTGACATCATTATCAGGCAAAGAATCAAAACTGATCCTAAGTTTTTCAAGAATTTTCGTCTGAGGAATCACTTTCAATTTCTGTAATGCACTTTCCCACACCTCAGGACTTGAGCCACATAAAGCTGACCCCAAGACCTTAAGAGCCAAGGGATTCCCTTCACAGTGAAACACAACATTGCTCGAAAGCTCCATGAAGTAGTCCTCGGGTGGCCACTCTTCCCCAAACGCGTGCAGGCTAAAGAGCTGCAGCGATTCTTTCTCGCTCAACGCCTTGGCCTTATACATCTTCCAATCACAAAACTCACTGCCATCGAACAAGTGATCATTTCTCGTAGTTATGATAACTTTGCTCCCGGGATGCAGCCATTCTCGCATGCCAAGAACCGTGTTTAACTGATCTGTATCCTCAACATCATCAAGAACAACAAGAATCCTTCTGTAATTCACAGCTTCTCTTATCCTCACAGTACCTTCATGGACATTGTAGATCTTCTTCACCTTTTCCCCAAGGATATCTCTGAGGAGCTGTGTTTGAAGGCGGGGCAGGCCATCATACTGCTCTGAAGCTGCTCTTACATCTGCAAGAAAGCTACTTCCATCAAAGCTGTGATAGTTGAGATTATATGCAGTCTTGGCAAGGGTAGTCTTGCCCACACCCCCCATCCCATACACTGCAAGAATATCAACACTGGTTGATCCATCTTGTAGCCATAGATTGATCTCCTTCACTCGAGTTTCTATTCCTATAGGGTGCTGAGAAACATACAGAACTTTGCGGTTCAGCTTTCTTGCTGCCTCCTTCACTATTTGTTTGATGAACCTTGATTCATACCTACACATTAATAGCCCAAggcatcactatatatatatttagttaattacattttttgtcctaaatttattgGTGGCATTAAGTTCTTTTTTTAGAACATTCCATGTTAGTCCAACTATTATTGTGACAGGACTATTTTTGGTTCTATGTCAACAAACATTTTTAAATGGCATTAAATATGAGGGCATTTTAATCTATTTAGTTCTAAGTGTTAATTtcaaatggtcaaataggccctcgaactttagctgaaaagtcaattacctctaaacttttgaaagatacaattaaacctatcaacaattcattttgatgcaatgaagcCAAAAAAAACGGTTAATGATAGGCTATCACATGTCATTAGGGATCTGGCAACCCTCCGGCGATATTTCAGGCAAAAAAAGTGACCGGTGATAGGTGAATGGTCGCCGCTCACGGAGAAAGAGACCAAGGTCGCCTTCTCGCTAGatttatatgtatcattttactGCTATGGAAGCTCAGGTATTAGAAGTTCTGCTAtgagaatttttcaaaaaagatttaaaaaataaataaataaaaattataggtTGGAATGTCCTCATACTTAACATCATCTAAATAGGTTTGATGACGGATGACCAAAAATaattatgccacaataataagAACTAACGtggaatattttgaaaaaagaaattggaATTATATATGAGATGATTGATTAGTGATTACCCATCAGCCTGATTGTGAGAGACCATCCCCCCTAGATCAGCAACTTCTTTAAGAGCAGCCCTCCACTGGTTCACCTTCTTCATCCATCCTGATGAAGATTCCACTCGATCTTCATATCGACCAAAAGCTTTAGCAAAGCTCCCTCCTTGCTTCCTCACATCAGAAGGATCCACGCTGAAGAAAACAGGAAGAACGAAGAATGGCAATCCCCCACAGCCACTACGCTTCCACTCCATAATCCGCACAAGCTCATCAAGGCACCTCTCCGATGATGCATACTCTTCTGTCACTACAACTATCGCCATTCTTGATTCTTTAATGGCCTTTTTAATATGCAATCCTCcatcttcttcttgttcttcatgGTCAAACTGACAAGTTGGGATTCCTGCATTGGTCAAGGCGGCAGAGAGATGACCCCCAAAGGTCTTACCCACTTCCTTTCTCCTGAAGCTTAACAAAACTTGTACTCTTGAATTCATCAAATTAAACTCtctcaagaagaagaagaagaagaagttttCTTGAGTTGAGGAAGCTATCTAGTGCAGCAAGAAATAGATAAAGGCTGGCTGTTTAGATCATAGTGCACATTGTAATCCTCGAAATCCAACGACATTTTTTATGCTCAGCAAAAGGgaataaactttatttt
Coding sequences within it:
- the LOC116024399 gene encoding uncharacterized protein LOC116024399: MLIYLLKLGVEVNALNRNGYTALDVVKADASNSGAKTFRNELECGDEVDVSVVIGNGFEVMECGINFIYQELGEDIQNSYLSWKEVIGGDLRAYRLSTGEHLLCRATFTRNNEAEQISERANWSTTSWGKHLFEKDSVNFTEIDAMTWFVRYKGYKREKLF
- the LOC116024490 gene encoding TMV resistance protein N-like, producing the protein MNSRVQVLLSFRRKEVGKTFGGHLSAALTNAGIPTCQFDHEEQEEDGGLHIKKAIKESRMAIVVVTEEYASSERCLDELVRIMEWKRSGCGGLPFFVLPVFFSVDPSDVRKQGGSFAKAFGRYEDRVESSSGWMKKVNQWRAALKEVADLGGMVSHNQADGYESRFIKQIVKEAARKLNRKVLYVSQHPIGIETRVKEINLWLQDGSTSVDILAVYGMGGVGKTTLAKTAYNLNYHSFDGSSFLADVRAASEQYDGLPRLQTQLLRDILGEKVKKIYNVHEGTVRIREAVNYRRILVVLDDVEDTDQLNTVLGMREWLHPGSKVIITTRNDHLFDGSEFCDWKMYKAKALSEKESLQLFSLHAFGEEWPPEDYFMELSSNVVFHCEGNPLALKVLGSALCGSSPEVWESALQKLKVIPQTKILEKLRISFDSLPDNDVRNIFLDIACFFVGKNRDFVVTVLDGCGLFSVDGIQVLIDRCLLTTIDAASKSKIMMHQLIQDMGREIIRKESPWEPWKRSRIWIHKDSFNVLKAKNGTEKVEGLVLDMQMLRKARVTTSMFNVNDAERLYAGGNCENVQKRRRLNFLSQLINNNAEISDEPCFEVYAFSRMERLRILQLSHVKLSGSYALLPVNLRFLSWHGFSSKSIPDDFPLEGLVALDMRNGNLRKAWDGIRILRFLKILNFSHSHSLLTTPNFCGLPSLKRLILKDCTKLAEIHESIGDHCTKLAEIHESIGDLEGLTFLNLRGCKNLRRLPTSFSNLKSLEHLVISGCSRLATTTTELGKLESLTTLHADEIAFGHQHTQWRSWLSRLKKAPYSESFVLSSLSRSLVSLSLVKCSLTDEALSTGITGLPSLHFLNLSGNLICSIPQSIIDLGVLKELWLDDCVNLQTLPELPLSLTKLKAAGCTSLQGIRNLPNLWTELFLLVMDCEKLDEVQGLFKLAPISNFDAQLVKTLGYLDIEAIRDAEVELFNELTETRSKYLVQGLYEFGIFSTYFPGSEVPRWFSHKQDVENSVTLKLASYTDTNITGLTISMVYSRCKNPRKFKFFGEGKFGGSFSFFIKVSNISSGLKWIYNPTYIGIPGPNEDLVFLCHWKFGKYLASGDDINVSVVGQSHTLRIKELGVSPVYDIIHQETQTSSSSTIERYMSICQLAVNHYFFSPSKYFVLKGRSDGDPNVRGLLYDHLFEDHRVIFGVSSDDDSDVDFDEFECDEEEAEEELEELLRWSSRSFGQ